TTTTCTGCTTCCTTTGTGTAAAGGGAGCGTCCTGGCAGAGCAAGCGCTGTGCCCTCTGCAGACAGGAAGTGCCGGAGGACTTCCTGGAAAGGCCCACACTTCTCTCCCCTGAGGAGCTGAAGGCTTCAGCTGGAGGTCGGGGTGGGGCAGCAGGTGATCACGCCTGGTACTATGAGGGGCGTAATGGTTGGTGGCAGTATGATGAGCGCACCAGCCGTGAGTTGGAGGACGCTTTCTCCAAAGGCAAGAAGACTGCCGAGATGCTGATCGCCGGCTTTCTGTATGTAGCTGACCTGGAGAACATGGTTCAGTACAGGCGTAACGAGCATGGTCGTAGACGCAAGATGAAGAGGGACGTTGTGGATATCCCCAAGAAGGGGGTGGCGGGACTGCGTTTGGACACAGATGGCAGCACTGCGGCTGTCGGGGCAGCAGGCCGAGAGAACTCAGCTGATGGGGCAGATACCGTAGCTGCAGGTGCACAGCAGCAGGTCACAGGTATCCCTTCTACTGCTGCAGCCCCTCCAACCACTGCCAGGCCTCCCACCTCTCTGGGAGGCCAGCCTGGCAGCAGTAGCCCCTCTCTGGAGGatgctctctctcagctgcAAATTAGTCCTAGGCCCACACCTTCCCAGGAGAGGTCTGAGGctggggaaggagaggaggaagaagaggaggaggcatcACCCTCCAGGTCCTCAGACCCTCACACCTCTGTGGACGAATCTGGCTCTGGAGATTGGAGcgatgatgaggaagaagaggatgaagaggaggagggtggtgaTGGGGAGCGTGTGGAGCCCTGGGATGAGAGGCCAAGGAGGCAAAGACTGAACCCAGAGGACAGAGCCCCTCCTGGGGCAGAGTCCTCAACCTCTCCTGTTTCCTCATCCAGTAGCAATGGAAGGTCCAGAATGCCCGATGGCCAGTGTACAGTGACTGAAGTGTGAAATGAATTTATCATCAGTACCATCACCACCAAATGGCTGTGCTCCATTCCATTAATTTATTCCTCAATATATGCTGTTGTTCACTCCCTGTCACAGATCTGATGTGGGTGGCTTGCCTGGTACTGGAGAAATGAGGCATGGCACTCTCAATAACAATTAATAGCTCGCTATTAGAGTAAAACATGATTTTAGTCAGTTTTTAGTGGTTGAGTTTTGTGCCTCATTTTGACAATTTTGATAATTTGGTTTGTCAGTTTCTTCCTTGTCTAGTCTAGTTCATTCCCAGCCACTTCAGTTCAGGTTGGGTTTCAGAGTGTTCTAAGGTACATTTTAGCAGAAAACATCAGGTGGGTGTGGCATGTCAGCCCCGGAAACTCAGCCTCATAGTTGTCCATCCAACACAAAGTATGAAGCAGCTGTTACAGGCTTGTGTTCAGCTGGCATATGTGCTGCCCCTCTGCGTACGTGCAGCCAATTAGCAGGCATATTCAGTATGTCTTTTGAAATTTAAGAAAGTAAAATAAGTCACCAACCTGCTTCTGCCCATTTAGGTCATCCGTGTCTTAAAATGTGTGATCCTGAGGGCTTTAAGGAATCCCAGCCTAGATCTGTGACATGTAGTGAAGGAAGGTACAAATGGGGAAGTTACTTGGTGAAATGGAACTTGGTCATTGTCATGATTATGAACGTCTGCACTCTAATCTACAGTTTAACTCTCTCAGCTAACATAGCATTCAGAAACGTCCCTCAAGAGCTCAACTCATCTGACTCCTGTCCAAAAGAGTAATATGGCGAAAACCCACTtccccacctccacccaccTGAATAAAAAGATCTTGTTCCAGATTCAACTGATTATAAAGCCTTTCTTTTGGAATTTGGAAGCTAGTTCATGACTGTTAACTTGCTGAAATGTATTGTTTCTGGGTAGATGGTGGTTGGTTGAAAAAATTCTTCTGGTTGTTTGTCCCCTTAAAGAAAGTGAACCAGGAATATTTAATGACCAAGTTGTGATTCAAATGGTATAACTCACTGTATTGGTTTGTTGATTCAGGACCAGCAAACTCTTGAGCTAAGTAGATATGGCAAGCTCCTACTTTATGTTtcataacaaagtctgtgagcAGAAACCCACAAGGTCATGTGGCTGCTGGCTTCGGGTTTGTCTTAGATCTGATTTCAATTAACCTGCAGCTTTTCCAGTATCTAATTAAGAATTCAGTGgagaattttatttaaaatgatgcTCACAATAGAATTGCGCATCAATTCTATTTTAACGTTTTCTGGCTCAACTGAAAATTGGCTTTTTAAATGTGATgtaattcagtgttttcttctaAAGCTGTCGGGGTCTCTGGAACCTCCTAAGTGTTTTTACTGTCCCTGACTGAAGTATTCTCAATTAGTGTGTTTCTAAAGCTTCATGATTTGCGCATGTGTTTGAAGAGAGAGTTATTTAACACTACTGGGTGGGACGACGTTGAGAATTGATATTTTTGGGTTTAGTTTAAGtaaatgtttgtattttatgttcTTGCTTTTCTTCTAACTGTAAATCCTGTCTTGTGTCAAATGTCTGAGGCAGTAAGAGAAGAACACGCCATCGGTATTGACCGTCTCCTGCAgaaattatgttattttttacatttcttacCGGCTTACATCATCGTTTAACTCAGCAGCTCAGTTTTAGACTtctcattctgaaaaataaaaaattttgcTTGGCAACCTTTTTGTTACATGGTTTGTAATTTAAGAATAAATTGTCATTTCATCATCCTAAAAGGATAAGGTTTTGTGTGCTGTTGTCTCCTTGATCcccagcgtttttttttttttcattatactGCACAAGGTGCAGTTCATGGTGGATTAGTTCTTCAAAATTTCTCTGactttgaaaatcactgttACGTAAGCAGGATTGAATCAATAGGCCCATTGTAAGCAGGGTGTCGTAATAGACCTGTTTTTCTCTACACTCAACctatagagattttttttagacCAAAACTGTCTGATTCTCTCCATTAAGTGTCATCCTAGCATGAAGAATTACCTTGAGGATAAAACTGCATCTCCAGTGAAGGGGGGGGCTGAGGAAAGTGCTCAGCAAATATCTTGTTTTCATGGACTAAAACATGGCAGCTACATCTTCAACTTGGGTggttattgtattgtattgtattgtattaggGCAGGATCACTGCAGATTACCTCATTCACTTTAATagagaaaataattaatagtAGAAAAATATTCTTTGTATTAGATCATTTGAAACAATAGATGTGCACACCAGCTTTACATATGGAAGGATAAAGAGGCCTGCTGTGCTCTTCACCTCACCTTATGGTTGCTTAATATTCTGACCACAGTAGCTATTAGCACTCCAGCTGGGTGCCTGGCCAGGAAACACATGACCTTTGGAAGGGGAACTGGAGACAAAAGGATTGGCATCCTCCGGGGACCTGTCCAGTTCTCACCAAGTCTGTTGTCTCTGCTGCTTCTGCAATGCCTCATTTATGAGCAGCGTACTAACAAAACAGAACggaaaacatttcaaatatatGCAGTGGAAAACATGAGCTGCAAATTAGTACCTAGCCTTGCAAAACATTCAGCACTCGTGTATCAGTCCTTCAGCTCTGTTCATGTTTTCAAGGTTTCTCAGAGTTATGCATAAATGAGAGCCACTGTGCAGTGAGAGCTTTGCAAATCAGCCCAATAATGATCTGACCTGCAGAACCTCTGGCACAGAACAGAAATATGGAGTCTGGCATTATCAAGGCCAGCAAGACGCTTACAAAACTGAGGCAAAGGAGTGCAGCAGTATTAAACTCAGTGCTGCAGCCTTCCCAGATGGATTCTGATAGTTCATGCTTGTTATTCCCCATCAGTATCTGTCTGCATGCTGCTATGCTGTCTGTCTACTTCAGTCAGGCTCAGCCTTGCATGATAGAATCATTACCATAATCTCATTTTCGGGGGACCTGGAGGGAAGACAGTGTTCACTAGTTTGactgatggagacagagaggtttTAAACAATGCAGACACATAGTCCTGgatgtctttgttttattcCACCTTGAAAACACAGGGTTATTGAGATTGTGAGAAAATGACGTGGAATCGTACTGTATAACTTTTTATTAAAAAGATCAATCAAGATTTCATGAAAGGGAAACATCTAAACTAGATTTCAAATGGGTCTGTGCAAGACAGCAGTACACATGATTCAAACGCAGTAACCGTCACAAGAGGTAAACAGGATGGTGATGCTGACAATGAGGAAACGTCCAATTTTGCCCCAGGAGAGACCATGGACATTAAACATGAGAGGCTTTTTCTCGCAGTTCTTCATGTACAGTATCAGTCTGGAGTATCAATGAAACAAGACTGAATCGATCTTTCAGGTCGAATGCTGTTGCATCGCAGCTGATGTCATTCGTTGTGAACAACAGGGACTTGTCTTCTACAATACAACCTCAAAGCTACTGGGGGATTTTTAATTacggtgttgttttgtttttgccttccTCTTTCctacaaaacataaaatgctaATTCCACCTTTTCCAGCAGAACTACATTCTGTGGAACATGACCAAAATAGGCACAGTAACAGCATCACTGTTTGTAGACTCGTGTCTCAGCTCCTGCTCTTTTGTACGCCGATGAGTAATCAACGTGTCATGTTGAAAatccacacaaacaaaacccatCACAATGCACAATGGGCAAGCTTACTTTCTCAAGTGACTGGAAGCAGTCTTTGTTGCATCCTTAGCCCACATAAAGAGAAACTTTTGTATTATCTGCATCTCTATTCCCAAAGTCagtcctcattaaaaatgcatcatttttagAAAACAATTTAGCTAATTACAGCAAAGTCCTTGTAGGTGTCCTGAGCTCACCGCGAACAAAGGCCTGTGGGTGACATCAAGACACTTTAATTAAGGGTAAGTGCCTCTCCAAAAGTAGCTGTTCTATGTATGATGTCTTTTTCACAGTTTGGACCGTTTCAGAACTTCCCCAAAGTAACTCAGTTGAAAATCCTAGATCATGTCTTGACAAGGCTGATTTTGAGAAACTGGCTCACTTGTGTTTGGACTTGCTGGCCAGGGCCTGCAGGTTAGCCGGTCCGCCCCACACCGTCCCGAACACGTCCTTCTCAGTCCTGAGAGCCTCTGACAGAGGGAGCTCTCTCCCTGACAGCACTACCCTCTTCACGGCCTGGATTACAGGGGCGGGCCCCTTCGTATAGCCACCAAGCCAGTTTTCAACCTGCTGCAGGAGCTCGCTGGTATGGCCTGCGCCCTCCCCCGCCCGGGTGGCCTCAAGGACTCCATCTGCTAGTCCAATCCGCATCCCCAATTCAGGGTCCACTTTCAGAGCGCCGCCAAGGAGCTTCAGTGCATTCTGGCTTCCCACGATGCGGACGAGTCGTGCGGCGCCGCCCCAGCCAGGAACCAGACCCATGTGTTTGTGGACGAACTGGATCACACTGCCTGAAGCCATCAACCTGTGAGTGAGAGGTGAAGTCAAACATCAGACGTTTTGGAATCTGAATATTTTAGAAGAGCAATGTTGGGTGATGTTTGGTGTGAGGGAAATCCAGATACAGATAATACTCTTTTTCTCCTGCACCAACTGCATGTCTCTGAAACTTTgcgagccacacacacacacagtgatgtatTTATATAGATTCTTTGACACGGCTTTGGCAACCGTGTAGCCTCAACATCCACGCCAATATATCTGAACTGAATTATGAATTacgacatacacacacttactgtTGTACCTGAAATCGCAGGCGGTGGTGAGTTCTGCGCCGCCTCCCAGCGCTCTCCCCTCCACCAGAGCAACAGAGATCAGAGGCAGCCTGCGCCGAGAAAACAACTCTGTCAGCACACTGTAGTACACAGCATTACATAACAACTCAACTCCAACTCCACTAACTTCACACTGGCTGCTGAATCATCCAAGTCATCATCAAAGGTTTAGTCTGCGATAACGATCGCATACTGATGCAAAGAGCCAGCGAAGGCCACATTCTCACCAGCGCGCAGcaaaacagtggaaaatgaaGAAGCTCTTTACCTCAAAAGTCTTGTCAAACTATTCTGCATAAACATACACATCTTCATTCCATCCTACGAGGCAAAAGAAACATAGTTTAGCACTCTGTGGGTGTTTACATCGCAAGCAGAAGCATAATGTACTGTAAAATCCGCATATACGCACAGGCAAGAAAGTGAGACAAGCAGTGACCGCGGCACAGATGCAGGCATACAGAGACCTT
The Myripristis murdjan chromosome 16, fMyrMur1.1, whole genome shotgun sequence DNA segment above includes these coding regions:
- the LOC115373461 gene encoding E3 ubiquitin-protein ligase rnf146-like, producing MASCGEVDHSVSSLPSSKKGSSSGGGSGNSAESSCSGSSNSSPALPVPECAICLQSCVHPVQLPCRHVFCFLCVKGASWQSKRCALCRQEVPEDFLERPTLLSPEELKASAGGRGGAAGDHAWYYEGRNGWWQYDERTSRELEDAFSKGKKTAEMLIAGFLYVADLENMVQYRRNEHGRRRKMKRDVVDIPKKGVAGLRLDTDGSTAAVGAAGRENSADGADTVAAGAQQQVTGIPSTAAAPPTTARPPTSLGGQPGSSSPSLEDALSQLQISPRPTPSQERSEAGEGEEEEEEEASPSRSSDPHTSVDESGSGDWSDDEEEEDEEEEGGDGERVEPWDERPRRQRLNPEDRAPPGAESSTSPVSSSSSNGRSRMPDGQCTVTEV
- the echdc1 gene encoding ethylmalonyl-CoA decarboxylase — translated: MALCAAKRRLLKHAGSCAAWARLLQRQSSGGVYSSSHGFNQEEIREKLRAFPGGSVDLLKQESGIAVLTINNPSRMNAFSGSMMVDLEERVSQLENWTDGKGLIVQGAAGSFCSGSDLNAVRAISNPQDGMKMCMFMQNSLTRLLRLPLISVALVEGRALGGGAELTTACDFRLMASGSVIQFVHKHMGLVPGWGGAARLVRIVGSQNALKLLGGALKVDPELGMRIGLADGVLEATRAGEGAGHTSELLQQVENWLGGYTKGPAPVIQAVKRVVLSGRELPLSEALRTEKDVFGTVWGGPANLQALASKSKHK